A window of the Acidobacteriota bacterium genome harbors these coding sequences:
- a CDS encoding TonB-dependent receptor, whose translation MTNFFRKFIAGLPHTTVVWLGLSILFISSPVWADTTGVIVGTVRDPQGAVMGGVTVTARQPATNLTRTTVTNEDGNFLFSAMPIGEYEVTVEATGFQKRTGSIRLQISQETRVDFTLSPTIEDVIDVQAQSEISTETATVSTVIDNRKITELPLNGRNFLQLGALIPGVAVAAGGGGSEGGSYVGAFSVGGQRDRAANYQLDGADNNQGINNNAAAFVNVDAIQEFTIMTSTFSAEFGRNSGAVVNVATKSGSNDFHGTFFEFFRNNVFDARNFFENAGNAPDSKFILNQFGGVLGGPIKRDKLFFFLSYEGIRSRVGNTIFTNVPTLEQRTAVNTGVLDGVRIDVDPVAARLLQLIPLPNAASTFGNFISNDPIRNRNDNGLIRVDYIKGPHDTINARYLINDQSQFTPVQSSSGTSSGASQVPGYGLKTTVRTQNFTLGSTHLFSSATVNEARFGLNRVFDFYEGEDRTNPAPLGLPTNPLDSRNIALPQIVISGLSGIGNSNIYPFGDGLTTAQFLDTLTLSRGNHTLKLGADVRLAYVNGFQDFSFSGTVSFDGAVSGISPLYDFLQGTPSPQTTFITRGLTAPPIRQQNYYFFVQDDWKVRTGLTFNLGLRYELNTVPTASGRLTNFTPDRGFFNDQAGLFDGDHNNFAPRIGFAWTPFEFGRTVIRGGAGMFYDLVFANVPFSLTFNPPASVQFYPLFGTDPEPGQLGSVFADIPQTPDFEDAGPALITIDPKLRTPYAFQWNLNVQQELGNGLGFEIGYYGTRGVKQVLNRDINQAVFFPGDSSVSNIFDRRPTQLSGNTFLLNGVDVGGIDLIQQQEASATSMYHSLQTRLSGRLTKDFYFLTSYTWAHSIDNASDIFGFTGSSGFPQDSNNLRAERANSPFDIRHRFTSSFTFDLPFGQGKMFGSKASRKLDLVIGGWQVNGIITAQTGQPFSVRLGQDVALDGNPLNEQRPNDIPGAFVPDGKGGLLLTVPVERLIPSPGTYGNLGRNTFRGPKFVNFDFSVFKEFRLKDDIKLQFRSEFFNLFNHPNFALPEVNLSSPTFGTFSRTPDVAAGSPRIASGAQRVIQLALKLTF comes from the coding sequence ATGACCAATTTTTTTCGGAAGTTCATTGCGGGATTGCCACATACCACCGTTGTTTGGCTGGGTCTTTCGATCTTATTTATTTCTTCACCGGTTTGGGCTGACACCACCGGCGTGATTGTGGGAACGGTTCGGGATCCGCAAGGCGCGGTGATGGGGGGTGTCACCGTCACCGCTCGCCAACCAGCGACGAATCTCACGCGCACGACCGTAACCAATGAAGATGGGAACTTTCTATTTTCGGCCATGCCGATTGGAGAATATGAAGTTACCGTCGAGGCCACCGGGTTTCAAAAACGAACCGGTTCCATCCGGTTGCAAATCAGTCAGGAAACACGGGTTGATTTTACCCTCTCTCCGACCATCGAAGATGTGATTGACGTCCAGGCACAAAGCGAGATTTCCACCGAAACCGCAACCGTCAGTACCGTGATAGACAACCGAAAAATTACTGAACTCCCGCTCAATGGGCGCAATTTTCTCCAGCTTGGGGCACTGATTCCCGGCGTGGCCGTGGCTGCGGGCGGGGGCGGTTCGGAAGGCGGTTCCTATGTCGGTGCCTTTAGCGTCGGTGGTCAGCGTGACCGGGCCGCCAATTACCAGCTTGATGGCGCTGACAACAACCAGGGAATCAACAACAACGCGGCGGCCTTTGTAAACGTGGATGCCATCCAGGAATTCACCATTATGACGAGCACCTTTAGCGCTGAATTTGGGCGTAACTCGGGCGCAGTGGTGAATGTGGCGACCAAATCAGGGTCAAATGATTTTCACGGGACGTTTTTTGAGTTTTTCCGCAACAACGTGTTTGATGCCCGCAACTTCTTTGAAAACGCCGGCAATGCGCCGGATTCAAAGTTCATCCTGAATCAGTTTGGTGGTGTTTTAGGTGGGCCGATCAAACGTGACAAGTTGTTTTTCTTTTTGAGTTATGAGGGGATCCGGTCACGGGTGGGAAATACGATTTTCACCAATGTTCCTACCCTTGAGCAGCGCACAGCAGTCAATACCGGTGTCCTGGACGGCGTTCGAATTGACGTGGACCCCGTGGCGGCCCGACTGCTGCAGCTCATTCCGCTTCCGAATGCGGCTTCGACGTTTGGAAATTTCATTTCAAACGATCCGATTCGCAACCGAAACGACAACGGATTGATCCGGGTGGATTACATCAAAGGGCCGCACGATACGATCAATGCCCGTTACCTGATCAACGACCAGAGTCAGTTTACGCCAGTTCAGTCGTCGTCTGGCACCTCAAGCGGTGCCTCCCAGGTGCCGGGATATGGGTTGAAGACAACCGTCCGCACCCAAAATTTCACGCTCGGAAGCACTCATTTATTTTCTTCAGCCACCGTCAACGAAGCCCGGTTTGGTCTTAACCGTGTGTTTGACTTTTATGAGGGCGAAGACCGGACCAACCCGGCGCCACTCGGGTTACCGACCAATCCGCTGGACAGCCGCAATATCGCCCTCCCGCAAATTGTCATCTCCGGGCTGTCAGGGATCGGCAACAGCAATATCTATCCGTTTGGCGATGGATTAACGACGGCCCAGTTTCTCGATACGCTCACGCTCTCACGTGGAAACCATACCCTCAAGCTGGGGGCTGATGTGCGACTGGCCTATGTCAACGGGTTTCAGGACTTTAGCTTTTCAGGCACCGTCAGCTTTGACGGTGCGGTGAGCGGTATCAGCCCGCTCTATGATTTTTTGCAGGGCACACCGTCACCTCAGACCACCTTCATCACGCGTGGATTGACGGCACCGCCGATCAGGCAGCAAAACTACTATTTCTTTGTCCAGGATGACTGGAAGGTTCGCACCGGGCTGACCTTCAACCTTGGGTTGCGCTATGAACTCAACACCGTCCCAACCGCCAGTGGCCGATTGACCAATTTCACGCCGGACCGGGGTTTCTTCAATGATCAAGCCGGGCTGTTTGACGGCGATCACAACAACTTTGCGCCGCGAATTGGGTTTGCCTGGACACCGTTTGAATTTGGAAGAACGGTCATCCGTGGTGGCGCCGGGATGTTTTATGACCTGGTTTTTGCCAATGTGCCGTTTAGCCTGACCTTTAATCCACCAGCTTCGGTCCAGTTTTATCCGTTGTTTGGAACGGATCCAGAACCGGGTCAGCTTGGTTCCGTCTTTGCGGATATTCCGCAAACTCCAGATTTTGAAGATGCCGGGCCGGCGTTGATTACGATTGACCCGAAACTCCGCACGCCCTATGCCTTTCAGTGGAATCTGAATGTTCAACAGGAACTGGGCAATGGGCTGGGGTTTGAAATCGGATATTACGGCACCCGTGGCGTCAAACAGGTTCTCAATCGTGACATCAATCAGGCGGTCTTTTTCCCTGGTGACTCCAGCGTTTCAAACATCTTTGATCGCCGACCAACCCAGTTGAGCGGCAACACCTTTTTGCTCAACGGCGTGGATGTCGGCGGGATTGATTTGATTCAGCAGCAGGAAGCGTCGGCAACTTCGATGTATCATTCGCTCCAAACCCGACTGAGCGGACGGCTGACCAAAGATTTCTACTTCTTGACCAGCTACACCTGGGCGCATTCGATTGACAATGCTTCAGATATCTTTGGATTTACCGGGAGTTCGGGCTTTCCACAAGACAGTAACAACCTGCGAGCCGAACGGGCTAATTCGCCATTTGACATCCGGCATCGGTTCACCAGTAGCTTTACTTTTGATTTGCCGTTTGGGCAGGGAAAAATGTTTGGTTCAAAAGCCAGTCGAAAGCTTGATCTGGTCATTGGCGGCTGGCAGGTCAACGGCATCATCACCGCGCAAACGGGCCAGCCGTTTTCGGTTCGACTCGGGCAAGACGTGGCGCTTGACGGCAATCCACTCAACGAACAGCGTCCAAATGACATTCCGGGTGCCTTCGTTCCGGATGGAAAGGGCGGCCTGCTCTTGACGGTTCCAGTCGAACGTCTTATTCCGTCACCTGGTACCTATGGGAATCTGGGCCGAAACACGTTTCGCGGTCCGAAATTCGTCAACTTTGATTTTTCGGTGTTTAAGGAGTTCCGGTTGAAGGACGATATCAAGCTTCAGTTCCGTTCAGAATTCTTTAACCTCTTCAATCATCCGAACTTTGCGTTGCCGGAAGTCAATTTGTCATCACCGACGTTCGGCACCTTTTCACGTACCCCGGATGTGGCAGCGGGCAGCCCTCGGATTGCCTCTGGCGCCCAACGGGTCATTCAACTGGCCTTGAAGCTGACGTTTTAG
- a CDS encoding response regulator codes for MLFPVAFNDVLVGVGSRSGRVRGLRTTAITRRPCGPKTRKYCSGDDLTWANPELNDSDWKTVDLEKAWQHRNYRQFSGFVWYRQTFEFPWHPSELDRHSQPGISVGAIHYACYSVYVNGRLIGQFGELPPRIEYKPPQRVVFSIPDEVLKAGSKFVVAIRMWRNPEYGPVATSFVDIRPPMLIIGFSAPLQFRVDSLTQQEELAELSKLVAAIVFFLVGLYHLQLFQRRPQQREYLWFGLLTLGATANIFFLSIWAGKFLTPLVAFSIGRAAIHLTFVPWIMFSWLMFEWKPNRWVRGYLWFQGALAGLTLLSPRLMGVEVGNWPVYSLVPLLYVWLYLIPREALRGNQEAQTICLGLLCLAATRIYQLLGVLELVPFQNLVHWGFGALIIAMSVSLSNRFSRVHQELDSLNQELENKVNQRTAELAETLDRVQVSEQQALHAQQVALEANRAKSIFLANMSHELRTPLNAILGFVQLMRRRERIDPENRKTLDIISRSGEHLLALINDVLSISKIEAGQITLNEKSFDLARLLGEIEDIFRMRAETKGIELLVEHQTLLPAYVFGDEGKLRQVLINLLNNALKFTEDGSVRLIVGWEQNRAVIEITDTGFGIAAQEIPKLFEAFSQTESGLRAKEGTGLGLAISRNFIRLMHGEIEVSSELGKGTTFRCTLSLPKTETPAEAQLRPSLVVGLAADQPGYRILVVDDVVENRLLLSTLMNQVGFQVRDAANGQQAIHIWKDWHPNLIWMDIRMPVLGGVEATKEIRRLEALGPRENNGSRTVIIALTASAFEQDKEKILVAGCDDFITKPFQEATLFQKMTDHLGVQFLYEDEIISGSPDELSATFLEDQLQTLSDEYFSQLNQTLLEGHTEGALKVIHQFQPDHPHLAATLKKQIKAFQIDDILTALEKVQAQKT; via the coding sequence GTGCTCTTTCCGGTGGCATTCAATGATGTTCTTGTCGGGGTTGGGTCTCGTTCTGGCCGGGTCCGTGGGCTTCGCACCACGGCTATTACACGACGACCCTGCGGGCCTAAAACCCGGAAGTATTGCTCAGGGGATGACCTGACCTGGGCAAATCCAGAGTTGAATGATTCCGACTGGAAGACGGTTGATCTCGAAAAAGCCTGGCAACACCGCAATTATCGGCAATTTTCAGGGTTCGTCTGGTATCGCCAGACATTTGAATTCCCCTGGCATCCTTCTGAATTAGACCGCCATAGTCAACCTGGAATTTCAGTCGGGGCGATTCATTACGCCTGTTATTCAGTGTATGTCAATGGGCGATTGATCGGTCAATTTGGTGAATTGCCCCCCAGGATTGAGTATAAGCCACCACAACGGGTGGTATTTTCAATTCCTGATGAGGTACTCAAAGCTGGTTCGAAATTTGTGGTTGCGATCCGAATGTGGCGCAACCCGGAGTACGGCCCGGTGGCCACAAGTTTCGTTGATATTCGCCCCCCCATGCTGATCATTGGATTTTCGGCGCCCTTGCAGTTTCGGGTTGACTCGCTCACTCAGCAGGAAGAACTGGCTGAATTGTCAAAGCTCGTGGCGGCGATTGTCTTCTTTCTGGTTGGCCTCTATCACCTCCAGCTTTTTCAACGGCGTCCTCAACAACGAGAATATCTCTGGTTTGGCCTGCTGACGCTTGGGGCCACAGCCAACATTTTCTTCCTTTCAATCTGGGCCGGGAAATTCCTGACACCACTGGTGGCTTTTTCCATCGGTCGCGCTGCCATCCATCTGACTTTTGTCCCGTGGATTATGTTTTCCTGGTTGATGTTTGAGTGGAAGCCGAATCGCTGGGTGCGGGGGTATCTCTGGTTTCAAGGTGCGCTGGCCGGATTGACGCTCCTTTCACCACGCTTGATGGGCGTTGAAGTTGGGAACTGGCCGGTTTACTCGTTGGTTCCGCTCTTGTATGTCTGGCTGTATTTGATTCCTCGGGAGGCGCTTCGAGGGAACCAGGAAGCCCAAACCATTTGTCTGGGGTTGTTGTGTCTGGCTGCTACCCGGATCTATCAGTTACTGGGGGTTTTAGAACTGGTGCCATTCCAAAATCTGGTCCATTGGGGATTTGGCGCCCTCATCATTGCCATGTCGGTGTCACTCTCCAACCGGTTTAGCCGGGTCCATCAGGAACTCGATTCACTCAACCAGGAGCTTGAAAACAAGGTTAACCAGCGAACTGCCGAACTGGCTGAAACGCTGGATCGGGTTCAGGTTTCAGAACAGCAAGCCCTGCACGCACAACAAGTTGCCCTCGAAGCCAATCGTGCTAAAAGTATTTTTCTGGCCAATATGAGCCACGAATTGCGCACGCCGCTCAATGCCATTCTGGGGTTTGTCCAGTTGATGCGTCGGCGGGAGCGCATTGACCCGGAAAATCGCAAAACCCTTGATATCATTTCACGCAGCGGCGAACACCTTCTCGCATTGATCAATGATGTGCTGTCCATTTCCAAAATTGAAGCTGGTCAAATTACCTTGAATGAAAAATCATTTGATCTGGCGCGATTACTGGGCGAAATCGAAGACATTTTTCGAATGCGGGCTGAGACAAAAGGAATCGAACTCCTGGTGGAACATCAAACACTCCTGCCAGCTTATGTTTTTGGAGATGAAGGTAAATTGCGGCAGGTTCTGATCAATTTACTCAACAATGCACTGAAGTTTACCGAAGACGGAAGCGTTCGATTAATCGTGGGTTGGGAACAAAACCGGGCAGTGATCGAAATTACGGATACCGGATTTGGAATTGCCGCTCAAGAAATTCCAAAATTATTTGAAGCCTTCTCCCAAACCGAAAGCGGCCTGAGAGCCAAAGAAGGCACCGGGCTTGGGCTGGCGATTAGTCGCAATTTCATCAGGTTAATGCATGGCGAAATCGAGGTCTCAAGCGAGCTTGGAAAAGGAACGACGTTTCGCTGCACCCTTAGTTTACCCAAAACCGAAACTCCGGCTGAAGCTCAACTCCGTCCAAGCCTGGTCGTTGGGCTGGCGGCTGACCAACCAGGGTATCGAATCCTGGTCGTGGACGATGTCGTCGAAAACCGGTTGTTACTGTCAACCTTGATGAATCAGGTGGGGTTTCAGGTGCGGGATGCCGCCAATGGCCAGCAGGCGATACACATTTGGAAAGACTGGCACCCCAATTTAATCTGGATGGACATCCGCATGCCGGTATTGGGTGGTGTGGAGGCGACAAAGGAAATCCGACGATTGGAAGCCTTAGGGCCGCGTGAAAATAATGGATCTCGAACGGTCATCATCGCGCTGACCGCCAGTGCCTTTGAGCAGGACAAAGAGAAGATCCTGGTTGCGGGATGCGATGATTTCATCACCAAACCGTTTCAAGAAGCCACACTCTTCCAAAAAATGACTGATCATCTCGGCGTCCAATTTCTCTATGAAGACGAGATCATTTCAGGTTCACCCGATGAACTCTCGGCCACTTTTCTGGAAGACCAGCTCCAAACACTCTCGGATGAATATTTTAGTCAGCTCAACCAGACTTTGCTGGAAGGCCATACCGAAGGAGCACTCAAGGTCATCCATCAATTCCAGCCAGACCATCCTCACCTGGCCGCTACGTTGAAAAAACAAATCAAAGCCTTTCAAATTGATGACATTCTCACGGCGCTCGAAAAGGTGCAGGCTCAGAAGACGTGA
- a CDS encoding ATP-binding protein, which yields MKELIDLHGGKTWVESTLNQGATFRVELPIKLQPSEPPVEKVTTQ from the coding sequence GTGAAAGAACTGATTGACCTTCACGGTGGCAAAACCTGGGTTGAAAGCACGCTCAATCAAGGCGCGACCTTCCGCGTGGAACTTCCAATCAAACTTCAGCCTTCGGAACCACCGGTTGAAAAAGTGACCACTCAATGA
- a CDS encoding holo-ACP synthase codes for MILGNGIDIVEIERMAGALTQHGARFRNRIFTDQEILYCDPKVRAAQHYAGRFAAKEAAFKALGTGWSRGLSWHDVEVVSAINGPPTLALHGLALEIFQQKGGTRLHLSISHTERYAVAFVIFEGPG; via the coding sequence ATGATTTTAGGAAATGGAATTGACATCGTTGAAATTGAACGGATGGCTGGTGCGCTGACTCAGCACGGGGCCCGGTTTCGCAATCGCATTTTTACTGATCAGGAAATTCTCTATTGCGACCCTAAAGTCCGAGCCGCTCAGCATTACGCCGGGCGCTTTGCGGCGAAAGAAGCGGCCTTCAAAGCCCTTGGCACGGGCTGGTCACGTGGGTTGAGCTGGCACGATGTCGAGGTTGTTTCCGCCATCAACGGCCCCCCGACGCTGGCCCTGCATGGGCTGGCGCTGGAGATTTTCCAGCAAAAAGGCGGAACGCGGCTTCATCTTTCCATTTCCCACACCGAACGCTATGCCGTTGCCTTTGTGATTTTTGAAGGGCCAGGATGA